In the genome of Populus trichocarpa isolate Nisqually-1 chromosome 6, P.trichocarpa_v4.1, whole genome shotgun sequence, one region contains:
- the LOC7458511 gene encoding probable LRR receptor-like serine/threonine-protein kinase At1g53430 isoform X1 codes for MMQKETCRRKHKSLFINCGGEEVTVGKAHYHNDTSTSNFFQSPNDDWAYSYSGDYFWARINDSTLVRNSTCEVSSPEAKLDNNFRLAPVSLTYYGLCLSNGKYHVTLHFAETLYSKGEDNSRVGKRVFDVYIQKERVEKDLNIKEALGGQNEELKRQYTTKIRDGSLEIHFFWTGKGSLYNPPAINGPLISAISVTRVPRKLRPWEIAVIAVSCILFLLLLLAFMWRMGWIGDRELRETKLKIGGKPFTLKQIVDATGNFSPENELGRGRSGIVYKADLPNLTVAVKKLDPKSKAVDEIASEVYAKKALDLKHDNVVTLLASYSKRHLHLLIYEYMKHGSLGQVLFGTNSTEQLDSPERSTICQGIAKALKNLLRWNPQTIQKSTDSNPKVQLDWQKRFNICRGIAKGLKYLHERKPQIIHRNIKSTNILLDASLNPKISDFGLAKLYEEGNPYIAVGAGKQLSYMAPEYATRRAMTVKVDVFSFGILLLEIVSGKNNADSTGDENSVFLLDTASKLHAKQELEQLVYTRLDTSSESGQASIALNLAIMCTDQSPSLRPTMSQVVAVLERSKTIEDISKEINTSA; via the exons ATGATGCAGAAGGAAACATGTCGTCGAAAGC ACAAATCCTTGTTTATAAATTGTGGTGGTGAGGAGGTAACCGTGGGAAAGGCTCATTATCATAACGATACCTcaacatcaaatttttttcaaagtccAAACGACGATTGGGCTTATAGCTATTCTGGAGACTACTTTTGGGCCAGAATCAATGACAGTACTTTAGTAAGAAACTCGACATGTGAAGTTTCCAGTCCCGAGGCAAAATTAGATAACAATTTCCGCCTTGCTCCTGTCTCTCTAACGTATTATGGGCTTTGCTTGAGTAATGGCAAGTACCATGTGACACTTCATTTTGCTGAAACATTATACTCGAAGGGAGAAGATAACAGCAGAGTAGGGAAACGTGTGTTCGATGTGTATATTCAG AAAGAGAGAGTGGAGAAAGACCTCAACATAAAGGAAGCTCTTGGAGGACAAAATGAAGAACTAAAGCGACAATACACCACCAAAATACGTGATGGTTCGTTGGAGATCCATTTCTTCTGGACTGGCAAAGGATCTCTGTACAATCCACCTGCTATCAATGGACCTCTCATATCAGCTATTTCAGTCACCCGTG TTCCCAGAAAACTACGTCCTTGGGAAATTGCGGTGATTGCAGTAAGCTGTATTTTatttctgctgctgctgctggcttTCATGTGGAGAATGGGCTGGATAGGAGACAGAGAATTACGGG AAACAAAACTGAAGATCGGAGGAAAACCTTTCACCCTTAAACAGATCGTTGATGCAACTGGAAATTTTAGCCCCGAGAACGAGCTTGGTAGGGGGCGTTCTGGGATAGTAtacaag GCTGACCTGCCAAATCTGACAGTAGCAGTGAAGAAGCTAGACCCAAAGTCAAAAGCAGTTGATGAAATAGCAAGCGAAGTTTATGCTAAGAAGGCCTTGGACTTGAAACATGACAACGTTGTTACATTGCTTGCTAGTTATTCCAAAAGGCACCTGCATTTGCTCATCTACGAATACATGAAACATGGCTCACTTGGACAAgttttatttg GTACAAATTCTACCGAGCAACTCGATTCGCCGGAAAGATCTACAATCTGCCAGGGTATAGCGAAGGCTTTGAAGAATCTACTTAGATGGAATCcacaaacaattcaaaaaagcaCAG ATTCAAATCCTAAAGTGCAACTTGATTGgcaaaaaagatttaatatctGCAGGGGAATAGCAAAGGGTTTGAAGTATCTACATGAAAGGAAGCCACAAATAATTCACCGAAACATTAAATCCACTAATATTCTGCTTGATGCAAGTTTGAATCCCAAAATATCAGATTTTGGATTGGCAAAGCTTTACGAGGAGGGAAATCCATACATTGCAGTTGGAGCAGGAAAACAACT TTCATACATGGCACCAGAATATGCAACCCGAAGAGCCATGACTGTCAAGGTCGATGTCTTCAGTTTTGGGATCCTTCTTCTTGAAATCGTTAGTGGGAAAAATAATGCAGATTCTACTGGGGACGAAAACTCTGTTTTTCTTCTAGATACG GCCAGTAAGTTGCATGCGAAGCAAGAACTTGAACAGCTAGTTTACACAAGGTTGGACACTAGTAGTGAAAGCGGACAAGCAAGCATTGCCTTGAACCTGGCAATAATGTGCACCGATCAATCACCTTCTCTCAGGCCTACAATGTCTCAGGTTGTGGCTGTACTTGAACGTTCAAAAACCATTGAGGATATTTCTAAAGAGATCAATACCTCGGCATGA
- the LOC7458512 gene encoding disease resistance RPP13-like protein 4, whose protein sequence is MAVVVDAMLQSLTQQVFTALQEHARFALDFKDQFELMKTRLDLTKALLADTENLKEKKKVVKAILISLRDLIYEADNIMTDCLVRDEYQKEASCTSLTLKKPLFWYQTGKKLKDVNAKLGEMEKSLGEHLKYQDQSDHGDNTAQSMKYTAQDYVPSEIIGLEEDLKRLKGWIGDTKDELLLVGIVGMGGLGKTTFAQKIFNDQHVAGRYDNMIWVSVSQVSSDMRIMRSMLEQLESHCSVSDEAQMLHKLNELLKGKTCLIVMDDVWKINQGWWNQFFSGLQSAVGESSCIIITTRNEEVLTSMGVDKSRVHRPKLLTANDSWLLFSKSAFSRCRDRKCPDAQFERVGKELLEKCGGLPLAIKAIAALLAPRSNSVRQWNEINENFHELTAGRNFNSVMASLQLSYDELPIHLKQCLLCFSVYPEDSEIQAEQLVHWWVAEGLIQGKGSKTAKELGFRYLSELVTRCLVEAVNRRGYDGRVYCCKMHDMVRELTTRIAEEESFGKFDEQGKQEMTANSRWLGFTSEMNPEPLKKSSKLRALLIMSTNDQVVFGRHFGLLGSLRVLDFSLTKLEKISTEELVEWISSLKRLAYLNLSGIVGLKEVPYSFRKLRNLQFLVFAGRNDLGKIDQITSLKKLVVLDLGSCFHYLPSGIERLSYLQELSGFKVASSSRSAASCKFCDLEKLVHLRVLRMSIGKDSEITENEREVLLKLKKLKVLAIDAQDCEDNIISTMLNILSPPPSLQELYLRRYHQGTLPTWINPERLSKLQYICIENGEIIDFQTSPLSVDGRDFPWNIEGLCFKVLRNLKLDWKNVEKDMPSLQYAEVSGCLNLINFPHPLDKLATWRKSED, encoded by the coding sequence ATGGCAGTAGTAGTAGATGCTATGCTTCAAAGCCTGACACAACAAGTGTTCACAGCTCTGCAAGAACATGCTAGATTTGCACTTGACTTCAAAGATCAGTTTGAATTAATGAAGACCAGGCTAGACCTTACAAAGGCCCTGCTTGCTGACACAGAGAACctcaaggaaaagaagaaagttGTCAAGGCCATTTTGATTAGCTTGAGAGACCTAATTTACGAAGCTGACAACATAATGACAGATTGCCTTGTTAGAGATGAATATCAGAAAGAAGCATCCTGCACCAGTTTGACACTTAAGAAGCCACTGTTCTGGTATCAAACAGGCAAGAAGTTGAAGGACGTTAATGCAAAACTGGGGGAGATGGAGAAGTCACTAGGCGAGCATTTAAAATACCAGGACCAGAGCGACCATGGAGATAACACAGCCCAGAGTATGAAATACACAGCACAGGACTATGTTCCGTCTGAGATAATTGGACTAGAAGAGGATCTGAAAAGGTTAAAAGGCTGGATTGGTGACACAAAAGATGAACTTCTCCTAGTCGGCATCGTCGGGATGGGAGGCTTGGGTAAAACCACCTTTGCCcagaaaatttttaatgatcAACATGTAGCTGGTCGTTATGATAACATGATTTGGGTGTCGGTTTCTCAAGTTTCAAGTGACATGAGGATCATGAGGAGCATGCTGGAACAATTAGAATCGCATTGCTCTGTGTCTGATGAAGCTCAAATGTTGCACAAACTCAATGAACTACTTAAAGGCAAGACATGCCTCATTGTTATGGATGATGTATGGAAAATTAATCAAGGATGGTGGAATCAATTTTTCTCAGGATTGCAGAGTGCAGTTGGAGAAAGCAGCTGCATCATAATCACAACTCGAAACGAAGAAGTCTTAACTAGCATGGGAGTTGACAAGTCACGGGTTCATCGGCCAAAATTGCTAACAGCCAATGATAGCTGGTTGCTGTTCAGCAAATCTGCGTTTTCCAGGTGCAGGGATAGAAAATGCCCAGATGCTCAATTCGAAAGAGTTGGTAAAGAACTCTTGGAGAAATGCGGGGGACTTCCACTGGCAATCAAGGCAATAGCAGCACTTTTGGCTCCAAGATCAAATTCAGTTCGCCAATGGAATGaaatcaatgaaaattttcatgaACTGACTGCCGGAAGAAATTTTAACTCAGTGATGGCGTCTCTTCAACTGAGCTATGATGAACTTCCAATACATTTAAAACAATGTCTATTGTGTTTCTCCGTTTATCCTGAAGACTCCGAGATACAAGCAGAGCAACTGGTCCATTGGTGGGTTGCAGAGGGGCTAATCCAGGGCAAGGGCTCAAAAACCGCAAAAGAATTGGGTTTTCGTTACCTCTCTGAACTAGTCACTAGGTGCTTGGTTGAAGCTGTGAATAGACGAGGATATGATGGAAGAGTCTACTGTTGCAAGATGCATGACATGGTGAGGGAACTGACCACTAGAATAGCAGAGGAAGAGTCATTTGGCAAATTTGATGAACAGGGCAAGCAGGAAATGACTGCAAATTCCCGTTGGTTGGGTTTTACAAGTGAAATGAACCCAGAACCATTGAAGAAAAGTTCAAAGCTCAGAGCCTTGCTGATAATGTCAACTAATGATCAAGTTGTGTTTGGTAGGCATTTTGGGTTGCTTGGTTCTCTCAGAGTGTTGGATTTCTCCCTGACTAAGTTGGAGAAGATTTCTACAGAGGAACTCGTGGAATGGATTTCCTCTCTTAAACGCTTGGCATATTTGAATCTAAGTGGTATTGTAGGCCTTAAAGAAGTACCATATTCGTTCAGAAAGCTCCGCAACCTTCAGTTTTTGGTTTTTGCTGGACGCAATGACCTAGGCAAAATAGATCAAATCACTTCTTTGAAAAAGTTGGTGGTCTTGGATTTAGGATCTTGTTTCCATTACCTACCTTCAGGAATAGAAAGGCTCTCCTATCTTCAAGAACTGTCTGGATTCAAAGTGGCATCCAGTAGCAGATCAGCAGCAAGTTGCAAGTTTTGTGATCTTGAAAAACTTGTCCACCTAAGAGTGCTGAGAATGAGTATCGGCAAGGACAGTGAAATTACAGAAAATGAAAGGGAGGTACTCTTGAAGCTCAAGAAGCTTAAGGTACTAGCCATTGATGCCCAAGATTGTGAAGACAACATTATCTCTACGATGCTTAATATCCTTTCACCTCCTCCAAGTCTCCAAGAGTTGTATCTCAGGCGTTATCACCAAGGTACTCTTCCTACATGGATCAATCCTGAGAGGCTTTCTAAATTGCAATACATTTGTATTGAGAATGGAGAAATCATTGACTTCCAAACAAGTCCTCTGTCTGTAGATGGAAGAGATTTTCCTTGGAACATTGAAGGTCTATGTTTTAAGGTCCTGCGAAATTTAAAGCTGGACTGGAAAAACGTGGAAAAGGATATGCCTTCGTTACAATATGCAGAGGTTAGTGGTTGTctgaatttgataaattttccaCATCCTCTCGACAAGCTGGCTACATGGAGGAAGAGTGAAGATTGA